The Hordeum vulgare subsp. vulgare chromosome 7H, MorexV3_pseudomolecules_assembly, whole genome shotgun sequence DNA window GATTTCACAGTTGACAAGAGTCAAACGCTTGAGGGAGGTTGATTGAATCTCTGCGGCATATATGAGAACTTTCCTGATCTCTAGTTCTTGCAAAGAAGTACACCTAGAACAGAGCCCCGAGAAGGTGCGGCTGTCCATGGACACGTTGTTGAGCTGCAAGATTTTGAGGTTGCCAGAAAGGAAGGCCGTGCAGTCCAGCTTGAGGATTGGGTGGTGGTGCTTCGCGGAAAGCTGAATAGCTGTGGCATTGCGCCTGAGAGCATGAACGATCCACGTGTTGGCGTCGTCGTGGTTCCAGTGCAGCCGGAGTGTGTTCAACGGCACGGGGCTCCGCCGGAGAAGCAGGTGCTTGACGAACTCGGCGTACCAGTCCTGGTCAACGCGGCGGGAGCAGGCACAAATCCGGCGGATGTCGAGGCACGGCGCGGTGGCCCAGGTGCGGCGCCACCGCCTGGAGAGCGCGCTGGTGCGGACCACCTCCCACGCCTTCATGAAGGAGAAGACATGGTGGCACAGGTCGTCCGTGAGTTCGCTGATGCGGTCGCGCCCACCGCCTCCGGCGCCAGACGCCCCCGCTGCCCCGCCGGGCGGCGGcccccgccctgcgcccccctgaAGCATTTTCTCGAACAGGTTGCCTgcacggataaccacgatctgcaTCAACCCACACGGGAAGCGAAAATCATGGCAAACGCGTAGCAAGAAACCAAGAAGAGCTAGCGATGCTGCATTTCGACCAACGGATACGAGATCGGAACAAGAACCCGGTAGGATTATAGTCCCTCGCATGGCTGGCAGCGAAAGGGAGGAGGAGAACTTACAGGAGGTTGAGGTTGGCGGGGTCTCTCGGCTCTGGCTGCTTGTGCTTTGGGTGCACGCAGGTCGCGGAGCAAAGTGGGAGGGCCGGTGAAAGAGTGGAGGAGTATTTAAAGAGGAGGCAACGTAAAAGAAAAACCGTTACTAATCTTCCTCTCTccctaatatatatatattatcaAAGTAAATACGGTTTCTGGTGATCCGTCTTGAAATTATCCTTAAAGTTTGCATAaactacccaccatgccaccagtAAGTAATAAAAAAACGTTTCACAACGCGAAAAATCTTGAACtgagccggcccatgtaaaaacctcctatgttacgctctgcatgctgggagaatatccagcacaccgtatgagacggccatgcacaggcgcctgtttagatagtttttttttatttaaaatattctgttccatttttgtttatttataatttaaataatttcgaattacaaaaacttttgcatattaaaaaataggagttttgaattaaaatgctgatgaattttattttgaattaaaaataggataaaaaaagcgccggatttttatattttttttgcaaattccaaaacaatgtccatgaatttaataaatatattactgatttataaaaatgtttgtttatttagaaaaacttcatgcgtttcaaaaaatgtttgtgaatttaaaataaaatcctccaacataaaaaaaatatgttcgtcttttcttgaattagtcgccaattcaaaagaaaatatttaaacccgttcgaaatataaaaaatattcacgatttgtagtaaatgtttgtaaattgtaaaaaatcttctcgattttaaaattgttcccatatttgtaaaattgttcacgaaagatctaatgtatgtagttaaacattaatacttctaagtctttgtgacaatatacctgtgtgaattttgaagaattaactgttggattgaTCGGatgattattgtatgttttctaaaaaaaattgaaattcagaataaatctttaagttaccaagattttgacaaccatgaaatatattttttgaaaatgtaaagattgcttcaatttgtgaataaatttaaaagaagaaacattttcttacatTTGTGCATAAAATATTTAAATCAAACGATGATATGTGGAGataatgtggtcaccatcattggagattatgtttttttctaccgtggcaacgcacggaccattttgctagtaataataaagcaaatacggtttctggtcgtccgtcttgcAAATTACTCCTAAAGTttacataaattacccaccataccatcggtaagtaatagaaaacgtttcacaaagcgaaaaatcttggactgggccggcccatgtaaaaacctcctatattacgctctgcacgctgggagaatatccagcacaccgtatgagCCGGCCTatgcacaggcgcctgcttttagttctgtttatttatttatgttcagttcttttttatttttttattttaaataatttaaaacttcaaataatatttaaaaatttaataaactgaaaattataaagcaacatatttaaaaaattgaaatgtttgtgacttccaaAACTACTCGGAGTATTGtacaaaatgctcgcatatacaataaaatatttgtaattttagaaaaatgtttgtacaataagaatagtccatgatctcaaatacaattccatgtattaaaaattattaaaggcatttaacaaaatgctttctagttcaaaatatgttaatgcatttaaaaaatgtcctaaaattttaaaaatagctaatgccggttttgatagtttctttttttatttaaaattttccgttccatttttgtgtATTTATAATTTATATAATTTAGAATtaaaaaacttttgcatattaaaaaatcggAATTTTGAATTGAAATGCTGGCGAAtttctattttgaattaaaaataggttTAAAAAAAAgctggattttattttttttgcaaattcgaaaacaatgtccatgaatttaataaatatatcactgatttataaaaatgtttgtttattcagaaaaacttcatgcgtttcaaaaaatgtttgtgaatttaaaataaaatcctccaacattaaaaattatgtttgtattttcttgaattggtcgccaattcaaaagataTTTAAACCtattcgaaatataaaaaatattcatgatttttagtaaatgtttgtaaattgtaaaaagtgttctcgattttaaaattgtttccatatttgtaaaattgttcacgaaagatctaatatATGTAGTTAAACAGTAATGCTTCTAAGTGTTTGTGACAATATACATGTGTGAATTttaaagaattaactgttggatggatcggattattattgtatgttttctaaaaaaatcttgaaattcagaataaatatttgagttaccaagatttttgacaaccatgatatatattttttgaaaatgtaaagattgcttcaacttgtgaataaatttaaaagaagaaacatttttcttgcatttgtgcacaaaatttctaaatcaagcgatgatatgtgaatataatgtggtcaccatcattggagattatgtttttttctccgtggcaacgcacgggcgtgGAGCACTTCTGTCCGTCGCGGTCATTTTACAAAAACACCCCTCCTTTTCGAGTATTCAACCGGCAGTCCGTTTTTAAGTCAAAATACGAAtcattttttgcatttttcaaaaaaaacatgacgtttcaggtaatcaacccgcagtccggatttaagttagaaaacgaatcgtttttttgcatttttctgaAAACCCCCTGATGTTTAATCAACCCGCCCTCTGTATTTTAACAAAACAAACcctaacttttcagttaatcaatccacattttatctaaaacaaaagtatccatatcttttaatcggattttaacatgttatatatgaaatttgattaaaaaatgtgtagaatctaaacaggatgttatttttagctgttgaatacttcttaaatattatttttgatgcaaacttaatctgtagtgtacggtccttttttctctctttctgacgacgatacgaattgcaataaacatccattaaattaaaaccaaattgagaggaaagaaaacatccttaacaacacatgcacacctttggaaaagctcgtgggggagaaacaacatatttctcatcttattccgagtgattgtaTATTCAAGCGCGTTTTCATTATATGAGCACTAAAGCCATCGttggcaacacaaatgtgatgccatgtgaaaatatattacgttcagagcgtgtgttattttctcttccgttgcaacgcacgggctcttttgctagtacttTCAATAGATTTTCATAGAACTTTTAATTGTAGTAATTTTCAGAGATAAAATGTTAGACCTATCCCCCGTTCCTAAAAATTTGTATTtttagatactccctccgtcccataacatAAAAACGTTTCTGACACTACATTAGTGCCAAAAAtgttcttatattatggaacgaagggagtatttctCTACAGACTacgtacagatgtatatagatataatttaaaatatagattcacttattttcttTCGTATGTAGTCCGCGGTTGAATCTTTAAAAAAACAAATATTTagcaacggagggagtactataatactcccttcgttcctaactaGTACTATCTTTGTACCATAATATATGATgttttagccactcaaataaactaCTAAAATATCATATATTATTgtatggagggagtatatgtgtTGTAAGAGATTTCATTACTGgttacatacgaagtaaaatgaatgaatttatactttaaattatgtctatatacaccaTATGTACTATTTGGTTAAATCTCTAGAAataattatatttaggaacggagggagtagttcatctAGCTTCGGGTGTCCAATTTTGTTTGATCTGTATATATGGTGACCCCTATTATTAGCAGACTAGTGTCATTGGAGTCAGGTTTCACCTTTTGTGTATGATAATCTTGATATGCCCATGATATGTATGGGAGACCTTAATGCCATCATGTATGATACAGATGGTTGTAATGACAATGTTAATTACTATCATATGAATGTTTTTCGCTCTCTTGTGTCAAATTGTGGTTTCTTTGGTATTGGCTTTAGTGACCCTGTGTATACATCGCGTAGCAAGCATACTTCTAGACCTATATAGACGCCTTGATCGTTGCTTGGTTAATTCTGAATGGTGCATGCATTATCCTAACACTAAGGCCCTCAATTTGCCTATTATTCTTAGTGATCATGCCCCAATTCTTTTGTCTATCGATGGTAGTTTTGTTGAACCCAAACAAACGTTTAAATTTGAAAATTGGTGGTTGCTAGATTTTAGAGCATAGTTCTCCgtatgtggttttgataattgatgacaatccctatggactaatggttgccttaagttatattcgaagcatttgtccatatgcacttcttggagtccatggtttcaaggagtttatatgatgaccaaggtggtattcaaggtattatccaaagaatggtcataaatacacaaggttgatcaagactaagtcaaagagtgaatcaagttgatcaacacataaagcgtacaagatgtagcaagaggggtcaagtgatcccatgatatggtaagcattgtccattacacctcgtgtactaacccatggtcttggtgagagttctatgtggagtTAGGTGTGTTTGCATGGGCTTTCcttaagaggaagatctcataagacccatggaggatgacatcaagtggtgatcgtcatcaagattgcggtgtgcaagttcaagtggagcatcacgaagatatcatgcttgaagcttgtcatcCATTATGGTgggaatggacttgtgaagatgtaccgaagagtggctcacccatagtaagtATGGGGGAACAATCAATcagtattcatcaagccaacacaatcaataaaggtggtccatcttgaggaagtcaagatcgtcatcatctagctcaaatggactatgtgcaaggtacatgttttcccttgataggttttctattttaggatagattgccgtactatcaaggggggctctcaagtgagtagcttcatCATATCGTTCcttgagagatcaaaccatttgcatccttgcatcatatttcttggttcttgtttggtgtttctctttgtgagttttacagctcatggtcatctttatgacaaactcgagttcatcgaaaacaaagtccatatgcatcttctttgacattttttatgttggagtttTTTCCATTTCTTCACTCATAGAGGTTTTCACATTTCTATATCATTGGCGTTtcttttggatagctcttgtcgtcctgtatccaacaagcttgagttttctcaattcggagctcgtatgtgaaagATATGACAATTCTGGTATTCATGATTTTCATGTGTTGCATGTGGTttaccgagcggtactacctcttatcatcagtAGTACCACCGGgccgacggtagtaccgctccacggcGGTAGTGGTCCAGCTTGTACCATTGTCCATGGGTTTCGACACTTTTGGTGTCGAACTTTGCGGTAGtactcggcggtagtaccgcccattgGGCGGTAGTCCCGCCTGTTACTACTGAGTCGGAAATTCTTGGTTCTTCTGGGCTGGGACCACAGCTGATCCCCGAGCGGATGTAGGAGGTGGTAGTACCTcttatgagcggtagtaccgcctcgaCTGTACTACCGGCCCCTGTCCACCTCTCTGATTAGATGCCCTCTGCATGAGTGGTAATACTACTCTCGTGCGGGCAGCACTAGTGGGTAACGAgcagattctttctatctctacaaaaggaggtcttcttccctcaTTGCTCCCTATCCTTGGAGCTTGtttttgccccccattgttgaccttcttcgagcttgctatctCTGaattcctccaatgattcttgctagttcttgacgaAAAAGAGAGATGTGATCTAGATCCCCATTTCCACCaaacactttctcctctatgtgaggggaaccccttggatctagacctTGGAGTTCTTcgcgttcttcttcgttcttcctctcattttcttccatagcattagttgttgtggtgggaatTGGGAGAgatggacttgggcactccgtgtgccgttgccattgcatttggtacataggtttgagttctccacgatgatatgtggaagtgaaatgtgagaagcttattactcttgggtgcttggtacctgatacgtctccaacgtatctataattttttattgttccacgtTATTATATTagttgttttggatgttttatatgcatttatatgttgttttatattatttttgggactaacttattaatccagagcctagtgcaagtttttgtttttttcatgtttttgaatattgcagataaggaatattaaacggggtccaaacagaataaaatctctggaaagatttttcttggactagaagacaaCGCAACAGGTTTGGAGTAggggcaaggaagttgccgggaggccacaagcctgcagggcgcgccctggggtgggtcccctgcaggtctcctaaccctaattcttagcctataaattcccaaatattcccgtatcgccaaaaagagccacgaaaatacttttatgccgccgggagcctctgttcccgagagatccaatctgggagccttttcccgtaatctgccagagaggaaattgatcatggagggcatctacatcaactccattgcccctccgatgatgtgtgaggagttcaccatagacctacgggtccatagctagtagctagattgcttcttctctctctttgatcttcaataccatgttcttcatgatcttcatgaagatctatccgatgtaatactcttttgcggtgtgtttgtcgagatccgatgaattgtgagtttatgtccagactatccatgaatattatttgagtctcttcagaattcttatatgcatgatgtcatatctttgcaagtctcttttaattatttgtttggtttggccaactagattggtaattcttgcaatgggagaagtgcttagttttgggttcaatcttgcggtgtcctcacccagtgacaaagtaggggtagcgaggcacgtattgcattgttgccatcgaggataaaaagatggggttttcatcacattgcttgagtttatccctctacatcatgtcatcttacttaatgcggtgctgtgttcttcatgaacttaatactctagatgcatgcaggagtcggtagatgtctggagtaatagtagtagatgcagaatcgtttcggtctacttgatacggaagtgatgcctatatgcataatcattgccttggatatcttcataattattcgcttttctaccaattgctcgatagtaatttcttcacccaccatattattttcctttatgagagaagcctctagtgaaacctatgacccccggggctattttccataatatattttcagatctataaaccaaaaataccttgttgcaatttatttacttttgttttactttcagatctatcactattttatacctatctctatcagatctcatccttgcaaataactctcaagggattgacaacccctttatagcgttggttgcaagtatttgattatttgtgtaggtattaCTATTGGAGCCTCTGTAGttcctcctacttgattgataccttggttctcaacaaactgaggaaaatacttatctagttcgctgcatcaccctttcctcttcaagggaaaaccaacgcaagctcaagagggagcaagaaggatttctggtgccgttgctggggatgATACATAACAATatcacgcctaccaagtacccatcacaaactcatctcttgaatttactttatttgccatttgcctctcgttttcctctcccccacttctaaaataattttcaaaaaataccaaaaatatttgccattttattcgcctttttctcgccggatctctttttaTCTACTTGtgctaccatgtgccttctatttgcttgcatgttTGCTttataaaaatctattgatatggatcatcatccacttgctaatcttttcaagagatccaattatgatgaaccaattgctagtgagttgagtgtacttgattatctccatgaagttttgcttgagattcgtgaatctgaaaattgtgatgaagtgattcatgatgtttccttgaatgaaaagcatgattggaatgatattgttataaattctattaatatcagttgtgctaatgatatgaaaacccataagcttggggatgctatatttgatgagtttgccatgaccactacttattgcaatgatcatgattggggtgataatgctttttatgatcttgataattgatTTAATATTCTCgatgattatgatattgaaagtgggtttggaagagtgtcaactttaggcattattgatcccactattttggagagttttcaatcttatgaaatttttgatataagtgggtttggagaggtcatgactttagttaatgataatcccagtattttggaagagtgtcaactttgcatgcatgtggaccatgaagagaaaattttatatgatagttacatttttgaattccttcatgacgctactgaaatttattatgagggaggaacatatgcttgtagggattataataatatcaagtttcctctctatgtgtttaaagttttgaagttatgcttgttttgccttcctatgctagttgattcttgttcccataaattgtttgctcacaaaatccctatgcataggaagtgggttagacttaaatgtgtttttcatGCTATTCATGATGCTATTTTTCATATCTCAATTACAATTTTTTTAAgcaagcatcattgaaatcgttatgcctagctaggggcgttaaacaatagcgcttcttgggaggcaacccaattttatttgttttgcttttgtttttgtttctgtttttgagttctgcacatattattacctctgtaataattgtgttttcttgttttaattagtgtttgagccaaataagacctttgggatagtctatggtgtttgcaagttgattttgctgaaaaatagaaacttttgctctcagtacAGGAATTGtataaattcactggaatgtgattttgatatgaattttttacacaagattgtttTCCAAATTTCCCAGGTTTTCCTAATATGTCTGAAGTTTTTGAGTTACAGAAATATTTGAAATAAACACattgctacacactgttctgtttttgacagattctgttttctttgtgttgtgtgcttattttgatgaatcaatGGGttgtattacatcaatataaataatgagttcacgacggtacctaaagtggtgatttatttttcttactaatggatctcatgagttttctgttaagttttgtgttgtgaagttttcaagttttgggtaaagatttgatggactatggaataaggagttgcaaaagcctaatcttggggatgcccaaggcaccccaagtcatattcaaggataccaaagagcctaagcttgggatgccccggaaggcatcccctctttcgtcttcaatccatcggtaaatttacttgaggctatatttttattcaccacatgatatgtgtttttttggagcgtcttgtatgatatgagtctttactttttagttttccacaatcatccttgctgcacatatCTTCTTATATAGAGAGAtacactgaatcgtgaatttattagaatactctttatgcttcacttatatcttttgagctaggcaatgttgctctagtacttcacttatatcttttagagcacggtggtgttgtggaattattaaaatctcgtacctcacttatattatttttagagttcTTTAAAAAGCATGGTAATTggcttaggttatgaatttagtcctaatataataagcatccaagagggatataataaaaacttccatattaagtgcattgaatatgacgagaagtttgattccttgcatataattTTGAgttgtgaagatggtaatatgagagtcatgctagtaagtaattgtgaattagaaaaaatacttgtgttgaagcttgtgattcccgtaacatgcacgtatggtgaaccattatgtgatgaagttggagcatgacttatttaatgattgtcaacatttgtgtggaggtcgggatcgcgtgatggttaactcctaccaacccttccccgaggagcatgcgtctaatacttttatTTGATAacaaataggcttttgcaataagtatgcgagttctttatgaataatgttgagttcatggattatacgcactctcacccttccacgtttgctagcctctctagtaccatgcaaatttcgccggtacattaaacccaccttcctcaaaacagccaccatatattttcctcaaaacaaccaccatacctacctattatgatattttcatagccattcccagatatattgccatggaagACCACCGTCTCGGGTTTTTTTACACGCACCATcatttccatattgcttatagagtcatattttgttctagctatcgagttgtagtctttgagttgtaagtcaataaaagtgtgatgatttgcattattagagcattgccccgtgtgagaaaaggatgatggaagcatgattccctcacaagttgggatgagtatccgGACTTCACAAAAAAATGAAAGAGGTCAGCGaggcctgctacttcttgagcttgcgttggtttttcccttgaagaggaaagggtgatgcagcaaagtagagataagtatttccctcagtttgagaaccaaggtatcaatccagtaggagtatcaagataaggcaccaaggcacctacgcaaagacaaacaaacttgcacccaacgcgataaaggggttgtcaatccctttacgattactccaAAGTTAGatctgatagtaggttcccactcatcatgaagttttataggaatagatatttccaactcaagtttctcttcaagagatttcatcatagcatcaacgatatgtttggtaaaagccttattttggctataagcatgtggagagtttagcatggattgcatcaaggaaatacattcaatcaaagagaaaccatcataattaaattccttgaaatccaaagtagtaatttcatcactattcaaagttttgatatcctctactccacttttagtatttttagcatcaagataaatacattctgaatcattggggcgtttctcaaccaaagtgaatttacatccagccccatcatcattaagattgacattagaaaacaaggattcaataggagtcacaccaagcactttaagatcttcgtgattctcatttgggcggttctttctttactctcattcatggaaacacgcatagcttttaaagtttcatccatattaatcttgggaggaacacatctcaatttcaaagcatcaatatcaagagacattctatcaacagtcctagccaagtcatcaattttaagcagttcttcttctatggaagcattgaaaatcttttgcgaattaataaactctttaatattactctcaagataagaggatattttattataatttccatgagcattgttgtaggaattgccaaaattattagagcgattactaggaaaagacctaggattaaagttacctctataagcattgttgttaccaaaattattcctaccaacaaaattaacatccaaattttcattgctattctcaatcaaggaagataaaggcatatcatttggatctagaggagcacttttacaagcaaacaacttcattaactcatccatcttagcactcaaagagttaatttcttctataacatgcacttttttactagtaggtgacctttcagtgtgccattgagaataatttgtcatgatattatctaggatttttgtagcttctcctagtgtgatttccataaaagtttcacgagaggcggaatccaagatatttctagaagcaaaattcaaaccagcatagaaaatttgtatagtcatccaaagacttaggccatgagcgggacaatttctaatcatcaatttcattctcacccaagattgtgcaacatcttcatgatctagttgcttaaaattcatgatatcattatggagagagataatcttagcaggtggaaaatacttggaaataaaggcatctttacacttgttccatgaatcaataatatttttgggtaaagatgaaaaccaagtttttgctcgatctcgtaatgagaacggaaatagcttcaatttaatcatatcattatccacatctttcttattttgcacattgcataactcaataaaggtattaagatgggatgcggcatcttcactaggaaggccggaaaattgctctttcataacaagattcaacaaggcagcattaatttcatatgaatccgcactagtggcgggagcaattggagtactaataaaatcattgttcttagaattagagaagtcacacaatttagtgttttcacacatggtgacttagcaagccgaCAAGCACACAAGTAAACAGAAAGTAAGCGAAagaaaggggcgaacgaaaaaggcaaaataaagaaaggcaaatatttttgtaaattttgttttagaagtgggggagaggaaaacgagaggcaaatggcaaataatgtaaatgcaagagatgagtttgcaataggtacttggtagatatgcttcacttgaata harbors:
- the LOC123411969 gene encoding F-box/LRR-repeat protein At3g59190-like isoform X3, translating into MRGTIILPGSCSDLVSVGRNAASLALLGFLLRVCHDFRFPCGLMQIVVIRAGNLFEKMLQGGAGRGPPPGGAAGASGAGGGGRDRISELTDDLCHHVFSFMKAWEVVRTSALSRRWRRTWATAPCLDIRRICACSRRVDQDWYAEFVKHLLLRRSPVPLNTLRLHWNHDDANTWIVHALRRNATAIQLSAKHHHPILKLDCTAFLSGNLKILQLNNVSMDSRTFSGLCSRCTSLQELEIRKVLIYAAEIQSTSLKRLTLVNCEIFNGLTVDASNLAALCCIRPRSFVPQIKNSGSLATATIMLDDACLQHVGPWSVQDDEDDGDTYTDSEDSDISESQSQSDDGSCAVVDEYARDREHHGSVDIVVYGGERIFHSLSNVRTMNLSAHRGEVLLMTELENCPVFENLRTLSLEGLQQQR
- the LOC123411969 gene encoding F-box/LRR-repeat protein At3g59190-like isoform X1 produces the protein MRGTIILPGSCSDLVSVGRNAASLALLGFLLRVCHDFRFPCGLMQIVVIRAGNLFEKMLQGGAGRGPPPGGAAGASGAGGGGRDRISELTDDLCHHVFSFMKAWEVVRTSALSRRWRRTWATAPCLDIRRICACSRRVDQDWYAEFVKHLLLRRSPVPLNTLRLHWNHDDANTWIVHALRRNATAIQLSAKHHHPILKLDCTAFLSGNLKILQLNNVSMDSRTFSGLCSRCTSLQELEIRKVLIYAAEIQSTSLKRLTLVNCEIFNGLTVDASNLAALCCIRPRSFVPQIKNSGSLATATIMLDDACLQHVGPWSVQDDEDDGDTYTDSEDSDISESQSQSDDGSCAVVDEYARDREHHGSVDIVVYGGERIFHSLSNVRTMNLSAHRGEVLLMTELENCPVFENLRTLSLGEWCINSVFNALSTMLEKSPNLENLFIHLDKKVCNSRDNTDPSETSCTYNNLNVKISYSGDDRIAHQLKDFFLTNNGSWEKRKAQCEAAESSPKQRRVRSPEGGQGGGN